In Argiope bruennichi chromosome 4, qqArgBrue1.1, whole genome shotgun sequence, a single window of DNA contains:
- the LOC129966598 gene encoding polymerase delta-interacting protein 3-like, with product MKNDARILINKKRWRNQITDTGRGGKVISRGTFDARKILNLKRSANIRPKKELIRGSNKMSASAIPFVKKSFSSIQEPKKHVELSRDGNIIITAKSKDNATGSKFSQRNFQPTKKQPMQWAPADIDMDNVEHIGIDDVLDMESLPPAFVSPNLTQNRIPIVSRGRTLAEEVLSMQNTMVADQVANASTPQSARVYVTNLCSSVSKQDVMELFGDVGVVKSADMPQIGTAIIEFYDLADATRACETYHNRLLDGQPMRCYLQPNASSQRVSVSQRLGGRVPGASPVHLPSSNPRSRYNPRDVRFTVKLA from the exons ATGAAGAATGATGCTCGtattcttataaataagaaaagatggCGAAATCAAATTACAGACACCGGCAGAGGAGGAAAAGTCATTTCTCGTGGTACATTTGATGCacgaaaaattcttaatttgaaacGATCTGCAAATATCAGaccaaaaaaagaattaatcagaGGCTCTAATAAAATGAGTGCATCTGCTATTCCATTtgtgaaaaaatctttttcttctattcaa GAACCTAAGAAACATGTTGAGTTGTCCCGTGATGGTAATATTATAATCACTGCAAAGTCAAAAGATAATGCTACG gGATCCAAATTCTCTCAGAGGAATTTTCAACCAACCAAGAAACAGCCAATGCAA TGGGCACCTGCTGATATTGATATGGATAATGTTGAACACATTGGCATTGATGATGTACTAGATATGGAATCTCTACCACCTGCATTTGTATCACCTAAT CTAACACAAAATCGTATTCCAATTGTTTCACGTGGCAGAACATTAGCTGAAGAAGTATTGAGCATGCAGAATACAATGGTAGCTGATCAAGTTGCAAATGCATCTACTCCTCAAAGTGCACGGGTTTATGTAACAAATCTGTGTTCATCAGTTTCAAAACAAGATGTTATG GAACTTTTTGGAGATGTTGGTGTTGTAAAGAGTGCTGACATGCCACAAATTGGAACAGcgattattgaattttatgatttagCAGATGCTACAAGAGCTTGTGAAACTTACCATAACAGACTCTTAGATG GTCAACCAATGAGATGCTATCTTCAGCCAAATGCTTCTTCTCAAAGAGTTTCAGTTTCTCAAAG actTGGAGGGCGAGTTCCAGGCGCCTCTCCTGTACATCTTCCTTCGTCTAATCCGAGATCCCGATATAATCCTCGTGATGTGCGATTTACTGTTAAGCTAGCATGA
- the LOC129966997 gene encoding E3 ubiquitin-protein ligase PPP1R11-like codes for MADMQSLKAEEGESSSTIVVEAEEIEPAVVPSVRMKLKKPKPKKKVAWSSDTVDNENMNKKKSKCCCIYEKPRMFGESSSESDDDECEHCKGHIEKKHHSKPKPSSDENHIDHISPDNKENM; via the exons ATGGCAGACATGCAATCTTTAAAAGCCGAAGAAGGAGAATCGTCATCCACTATAGTTGTTGAGGCTGAAGAAATTGAACCAGCT GTAGTCCCAAGTGTTCGAATGAAATTGAAGAAACCTAAACCTAAGAAGAAAGTTGCTTGGAGTTCTGACACAGTCGATAAtgagaatatgaataaaaaaaaatccaaat gttgTTGTATATATGAAAAGCCTAGAATGTTTGGTGAGAGTTCTTCAGAATCAGATGATGATGAGTGTGAACACTGTAAAGGTCACATTGAAAAAAAACATCATAGCAAGCCCAAACCATCATCAGATGAAAATCACATAGATCATATAA gccctgataataaagaaaacatgTAA